CCACGACGCTCGACACGACCAATCCGCCGGTCGGCGAGCCCCTCAGCCCGAGGCCCGCGGGCCGCCGGCGGGCGCGTATGGAGGCCCCTGGCAGGCCCGCCGTGAAGGCCGTCACGCGGCGCCCGGACTGGCCGCGCCCCGGCCACAGCCCCGAGGACTGATGGCCGCCACGAACGAGGGCCGCCCCGTCCCGACGCCCCGCGGGAACGCCCGTCGGAGTGGGGACCGGCGAAAGCCGCGCGAGGACGTCCAGCGTGAGAGGCTGGCGCGCGCCCAGGCGGCCTCCGAGATCGAAGAGAGCGTGTACGTCGAGGTTCGGGGCGACCCGAGCCGTTGGCAACTGGAGGTCGCGTACACCGTCGATGGATGTCCGGACCTCGTCGCGTTCTACGACGCCGTCCGCGGCCGGTGGCGGCCGAAGGGGGACACCCGATGGCGGGAGGCCCGGACGGTCGTCGCGTTCCTCGACGCGTTCGCGCCCGGAGCCATCCCCGCCGGAGAGAGGCCGTGGCTGCCGGACTACGGATACCTGCACCTGAACGACCCAGGGAGCTGGAACCCCCAACTCGCGGCCCGGCTGGCGGCGCGCGAGGCCCGCCAGCGGGAGTGCGGTGTCCTCGGGTCGGAGCCGAAGCCAACCCAGACCCACCCCCTCCCGCGGGCGGTGGTCCTCACCCCCCGGCGGGAAGGCCCCCCCGCCGCGACGGGCGAACCGTCGACGGGCCCGCCGCCGGAGGCCCCCGAAGGCCCTGCGAAGACCCCGCCGGACAGCGCCGGCACCTCGGACGCCCGCGCGCGCGCGACCCGCCGGTCCGGGCGACCGGGGGACAGGGGTAGGGAGGGGGCCGGCGGGCGGGGCGGCCGGAGGGCAGGGGAGGGGACGCTAGTTGGGGATCTGGAGGTCAGTGGCCGACACCAAACCGACGAGAAGGGGGGCCTACGGGCCGATCCCGAAGCCCAAACCGGGGTGTCACGAAACCCGGAAAGGGTCGAGGCCCCGGCGGGACCGACCGGGTATGTCCCGACGTCGGCCCCCGGCCTCCGGAGCCAACACGACCTCGTCGTCGGCCTCGTGAAGGGGCTCCCCTTCGAGCGTCCCGAGCTCGTCGGGCCGGCCACGAAGCTGCTCGTCCACGTCCTCCGGACGGGCCGCGCCAAGGACGGTTTCTGGGTGCCCGTCAGCTGCCGGCTCATCGAGGAGGCGACCGGCGAACACAACACGTCGGTCGTGTGGCGGCCGCTCGAGGAGGCCGGGGTCCTCGAGGTCCGACCGGAGGACCGCGAGCGCGGGCGCTCCCGGGAGTTCCGCGCTCGGGAGGACGTCGCCGACGAGTTCCTCCGGCTCGGGGCCACGTCGAGCGGGCGGCACGTCGACCTCTACACCGGAAGGCGGTCCCGGACGACGCGCAGGGTCCGCAAGACCTACAGCGACGGGAGGCCCATCCCGACCCTCATCGTCGACGCCCTCGAGGCCCTCGCCGAGAACGGGTGCCCGGTCGACTTGGCGCGGGGCCAGGCGGTCGTCGACCGACGGCGCGCAGAGTACGAGGCCGCTAGAGACGAGTGGACCGCCGCCGGCCGGCCGGAGGAGGGCGACCTAGCGACGGCGTACAGGAGGGCCCGGGGCCGATGGACGACCGACGCCAAGTGCTGGGGGGAGGTCCGCTCCGGTCTCACCGGCGAGCGCGACGGTGTCCACTGGTACCGGCCGGCGTTCGCCCGCGACCCGCAGATGTCCGGGCGTGTCACGGAGCGCGGCGGGCTCCAGAACGCGAGCCGCCTCCTGAAGCACGAGGCGCTCTCGCCGCTCCGGGCGAGCCACGACGTCCGGAACCACGACCTCTCGTCGTCGCAGCCGTGGGGCCTCGTCCAAGAGTTCGAGGACGCGGGGGTCGACACGGCGTGGCTCCTGGAGTATCTCGCGTCGGACAAGGCGGACTTCGCCGAGCGGGCCTTCGGCGACCGGAGCGAGAGGACCGTCCGCCTGCTGAAGGACTCCTTCCTCGCGCTCGTGATGGGGGCCCGGCTCCCGACGTGGCTCGAGGATCGGGTGCCCCACTTCAAGGACGGCGCCCGGGTGAGGCCCGAGCTCCCAGCCATCGCGCGGTACGTCCGCGACCGGTTCGGCGGCGGGGCACCGACGGACGAGGCCCGGCGGGCGCTGGACGGGTTCCGCGCCGTCGTCGCGCCGTTCGTCGCGCGCCGCGACGAGTGGCTCGCCTCGTTGGAGCGCCGGGTCCTCCACGGCGACCTCCGCGTCGGTGGGCGCGGCGGGAACTGGGTCCGGAACGCCGCGGGCGTCACGCTGAACACCGACGCGTACTCGGGGTGGGAGCTCCGGAGCCAGCTGTCCGCTTTCGTGCTTCAGGGACGCGAGTCGAGCTTCATCCATCACCTCACGCTCCTCGGCGAAGACCACGGCTTCGTCCCCGTGTCAGGCCAACACGACGGGCTGGTGACGATCGGCGAGGTGCCCGAGGCGGCCGTCGAGGAGGCGAAGCGGCGGTCGGGGCTCCGCTACGCGGACCTCAGGGAGAAGCGGTACCACCCCGACCTGCCCGTCCCCGGGCTCGACGACTGAGCCCGTGCGACGCGAGACCCTCACCGGCGTGACCGTCGTCGTGGCGGAGACCGACCGGGACCGGTTCTGGTCCCGGGTCGACACGGAGACGACGCCCGACGGGTGCTGGCCGTGGACCGGCGCGCTCAACGCCGAGGGGCGGGGCCGCTTCTCCGCGGCGGGCGTCCGCGACTACGCCTACCGCTGGCCGCTCGTCTTCGACGGCCACCGGTTCGAGCCGGGCGACGAGATCGACCACCTCTGCGACAACCCGGCGTGCGTGCGGCCCGAGCACCTAGAGCTCACCGACCACTTGGGCAACATGCGGGCGATGGGGGAGAGGGAGCGCGGGCCGAGCAAGCTGTCCCGTCGGCAGGCGGACGAGATCCGGGCGCGCCGGTCCGCGGCCGACCGGCCCACGCAGCGCGAACTCGCGGCGGAGTACGGCGTCGACCGGTCGACCGTCTCGCTCATCGAGGCCGGGAAGATCTGGGGCTGGTAGCGCGGCGGGTGCCGCAGGGCGGCCGGCCCCCGTGGGCTCTGTGGCGTCCGGGCGAGCACTGTGAGCGGCGTCATTCGGCGGTCCGAGCGGTGAGTCCGGAGCGACGCCGGGGACGCACGGCTGCGTCTAACTTCACCGGCCGATCGAGCCCTCCGACGTGCCGCGCATCTTCGACAACATCGACCTGGACCTGCTGCCGGACTTGCAGCGGTCCTTGGGCCGATCCGAGCGCGCGGACCTCTGCGTGGGGTACTTCAACCTCCGCGGCTGGCGCCATATCGGGCCCCACGTCGAGGCGGTGGCCGGCGGCGAGGGCCGGCAGTGCCGGATCATCGTCGGGATGCACCGGAGCGAGTCGGGCGAGCTCAAGGAGGCCCTTCGGCTCGACCGCGACGGCGACGGCGTCGACATGGGCGAGGCCGTCCGGCTCAAGCGGCGGCTGGCCGAGGAGTTCAAGGAGCAGCTCACGCTCGGGTCCCCGTCGAACGCCGACGAGCGGGCGCTCCGGCTCCTAGCCCGCCAGCTCGGCGAGGGCAAGGTGACCGTCAAGCTCCACACGCGGTACCGGCTCCACGCCAAGCTCTACCTCTGCCACACGCCGGACAACCCGGTCCTGCCGACCGTCGCCTACCTTGGCTCCAGCAACCTGACGTTCTCGGGGCTCCGCGGCCAGGGCGAACTGAACATCGACGTCCTTGACGGCGACGCCGCGGCGAAGCTGACCCGGTGGTTCGAGGCCCGGTGGGCCGACCGGTTCTGCCTCGACATCAGCGCCGAGCTCCTCGCCCTCATCGAGGAGAGCTGGGCCCGCGATGAGCCCGTCCGGCCGTACCACCTCTACCTCAAGGTGGCCTACCACCTCTCGCAGGAGGCCCGGCTCGGTCTGGCCGA
This sequence is a window from Rubrivirga marina. Protein-coding genes within it:
- a CDS encoding HNH endonuclease, whose protein sequence is MRRETLTGVTVVVAETDRDRFWSRVDTETTPDGCWPWTGALNAEGRGRFSAAGVRDYAYRWPLVFDGHRFEPGDEIDHLCDNPACVRPEHLELTDHLGNMRAMGERERGPSKLSRRQADEIRARRSAADRPTQRELAAEYGVDRSTVSLIEAGKIWGW